In Colias croceus chromosome 12, ilColCroc2.1, one genomic interval encodes:
- the LOC123696256 gene encoding uncharacterized protein LOC123696256, which produces MTSTPAPMAENGNFARCKAVFSGAPNESIEGFIDAVESYKECANVADTNAIKGMSMLLTYDAATWWQGIKNQISTWDEVVFNLRSAYGDRRPPHRIYRDLFENEQGKENTDVFVAKARALLARLPPSDLTEKVKLDMIYGLLNIRIRKRLRREEFTTFAELLKHARNIEDSMGEEVRRASTARPSPSAGASTFRAAPAPSAAAGPQARGAPAMRARPAASCSPPPHRATAALHAPAPPQPQARGAPGVNATPRAPPTTSASGSGHARPYCTYCKRYGHRREQCRKLEDRDSNFTDDVNLIYCYDDNYVRIRNDDDLLACSVGDRPVKRRDLRPIFKIEILGVNGTALIDTAAKHCIAGHTLYALLLRKGHPLTPSTRKIKLADGHAREMNVLTTTLQVRLEHVIITIPFLIFPESGDNETLLGIDFLRAMGVVINFSKELWYFDNDHRVKHTLFFEPTSRGTTCASTDVLRDDEGTQLESAERDELAQILVKHAHIFRLGGAPTPFAEHRIDTGEHPPIAVPPYRLLQTPVMNQRNEVLAIDLFGPLPEGEEGERWILLVEDTATRWVELYALKDATAEACARVLIEEFFMRFGLPRRIISDNGVQFISAVMRQCMSVLGVTQNLVPLYHPEANPAERKNRDLKAQLARLVEGDHSTWPKNLPVIRFALNSAVCRTTGTTPAYLTFGRELRSPSEATHDQRAILDKDNFVPQITPYLRRFLSSLSAIRERVEKQQDKAKEYADQARRRMEYKVGDKVLLKSHLLSKGSKALTAKFMPRRDGPYVITKKISPTTYNIARMELPHEIIGKYHVQDLTPFISNDDTPPEPVNPVKKRGRPKKVKEQLVQERGRTPELEGEYIVNRSPVAARVLTTRASRGRLPIRFASPPAPLCNGRRISRTCSRYC; this is translated from the exons ATGACCTCGACTCCCGCGCCAATGGCCGAAAATGGTAATTTTGCGCGGTGCAAGGCGGTATTTAGCGGCGCACCGAACGAATCGATAGAAGGATTCATAGACGCAGTGGAAAGCTACAAAGAGTGCGCCAACGTGGCTGATACCAACGCAATTAAAGGGATGTCAATGTTGTTGACGTATGATGCGGCCACCTGGTGGCAGGGCATTAAGAATCAAATATCTACTTGGGACGAGGTCGTATTTAACTTAAGAAGCGCTTACGGCGACCGACGGCCGCCCCACAGAATATACCGCGACTTGTTCGAAAACGAACAAGGGAAAGAAAATACAGATGTGTTCGTGGCGAAAGCTCGCGCCTTGTTGGCAAGGTTGCCACCGAGTGACTTAACGGAAAAAGTGAAACTAGATATGATATACGGCCTGTTAAACATTCGTATAAGAAAACGACTCCGCAGAGAGGAGTTTACGACATTCGCCGAGTTACTAAAACACGCTAGAAATATTGAAGACTCCATGGGAGAAGAGGTACGACGAGCATCAACAGCGAGGCCATCGCCGTCCGCCGGCGCGAGTACTTTCCGCGCCGCTCCGGCCCCCTCCGCTGCCGCCGGACCGCAGGCACGAGGCGCGCCCGCGATGCGCGCGCGGCCTGCGGCCTCTTGTTCGCCGCCGCCGCACCGCGCCACCGCAGCCCTGCAcgcgcccgcgccgccgcAGCCGCAAGCGCGCGGAGCGCCTGGCGTGAACGCGACACCTCGGGCTCCTCCGACGACCTCGGCCTCCGGCTCGGGTCATGCACGTCCCTACTGTACCTACTGCAAGCGCTACGGTCACCGACGTGAACAGTGTCGTAAGTTAGAGGACAGAG ACAGTAACTTTACTGATGAtgtgaatttaatatattgttatgaTGATAATTATGTGCGTATTAGGAACGATGACGATTTGTTGGCATGTAGCGTCGGCGACAGGCCCGTCAAGCGTCGCGACTTACGTCCCATTTTCAAAATCGAGATTTTAGGAGTAAATGGTACAGCTTTAATTGATACTGCCGCGAAACACTGTATTGCCGGTCACACACTATATGCTCTCCTTCTACGCAAAGGCCACCCGCTCACGCCCTCGACGAGGAAAATTAAACTCGCCGATGGCCACGCACGCGAAATGAACGTTCTCACTACCACGTTGCAGGTGCGGTTGGAACACGTTATCATCACAATACCATTTCTTATTTTCCCCGAGTCCGGCGACAACGAGACGTTACTCGGTATAGATTTCCTTAGGGCTATGGGTGTCGTTATTAATTTCTCCAAGGAATTATGGTATTTTGACAACGATCATCGCGTTAAACATACGCTATTTTTTGAACCAACTTCGCGTGGCACTACTTGTGCCTCTACAGATGTTCTCCGGGATGACGAGGGTACTCAGCTGGAGTCGGCAGAACGAGACGAACTCGCCCAGATCCTCGTTAAGCACGCGCACATTTTCCGTCTAGGGGGAGCTCCTACGCCTTTCGCGGAGCACCGTATAGATACAGGTGAACACCCACCGATAGCAGTGCCCCCATACC GCCTCCTCCAGACGCCCGTCATGAATCAACGTAACGAGGTGTTGGCCATAGATCTATTCGGCCCATTACCGGAAGGAGAGGAAGGGGAACGGTGGATATTGCTCGTTGAAGACACGGCCACAAGATGGGTAGAGCTATACGCGCTTAAGGATGCTACAGCTGAAGCCTGCGCACGTGTCCTCATCGAAGAATTCTTCATGCGGTTTGGGTTGCCTCGTCGGATCATATCCGACAACGGAGTTCAGTTCATTTCGGCAGTCATGCGTCAATGTATGTCAGTCTTGGGTGTGACACAGAACTTGGTGCCACTATACCACCCAGAAGCCAACCCAGCAGAAAGGAAAAACCGCGACCTTAAGGCACAGTTAGCACGATTGGTTGAAGGAGACCATAGTACCTGGCCCAAGAACTTGCCGGTGATCAGATTTGCTCTAAATAGTGCCGTGTGCCGTACAACAGGAACAACACCGGCGTACCTGACATTCGGAAGAGAGCTGCGATCACCTTCGGAAGCAACGCATGACCAACGTGCCATACTGGACAAAGATAACTTTGTTCCACAAATAACACCCTACTTACGACGATTCCTCAGCTCGTTGTCGGCGATCAGAGAACGAGTCGAGAAGCAACAGGACAAGGCGAAAGAATACGCCGACCAGGCGCGTCGGCGGATGGAATACAAGGTGGGTGATAAGGTGCTACTAAAATCGCACCTCTTGAGCAAAGGTTCAAAGGCACTCACTGCAAAATTCATGCCGAGACGCGATGGTCCTTACGTCATCACCAAGAAGATAAGCCCTACGACGTACAACATTGCGCGTATGGAGCTGCCTCACGAGATTATAGGGAAATACCATGTTCAAGATTTAACCCCGTTCATTAGTAACGATGATACTCCGCCGGAACCTGTTAACCCCGTCAAGAAACGCGGACGACCGAAGAAGGTAAAAGAGCAGCTAGTCCAGGAACGAGGGCGTACACCTGAACTAGAGGGGGAGTATATAGTAAACCGTAGTCCTGTAGCCGCCCGCGTCTTAACCACAAGGGCCTCTCGCGGACGCTTGCCAATAAGGTTCGCCTCACCTCCCGCGCCCCTCTGTAACGGCCGGCGCATCTCCCGCACGTGTAGCCGTTATTGTTAG